In Alphaproteobacteria bacterium, the DNA window ACGATTTCAAAATTCTTGAAATCTTGTCGCAGCACGCTTTCGAGCGAATTTGCGACGAGGGCTGCACGGTTATAGACCGGCATCACGACGCTGACACGGGGCTCGCCGGTCATGACAGGGATTCGCCGGACACGGCCTCGGGTCCGCGATCGAGACGCCGAACGGCATTTCTGAGCGACGCAAAACGCGGAATCCGCAGCATCCAGAGCGGTTGGCGCCGGAAAAGCCCAACGAGATCGAGAAGGGCCTTTGCGGGGTGCGATGCCCGGATGTCGGCGAGCACCAGCTTGATGCCCTCAAGCGCCTGCCAGGCATCGAATATGCGGCACTGGCCCTGGTCGCGAGTCGTGCCGCGAAATTCGATGGCCATGCGAATATGCTCCCGTGCGATCGATTCGATCTGGCGTGCCTGGGCATTGATCGTGGCGGAACCGTGGTGAAGCCGGTAGAGAACGGACGTTCGCGCGATGTGCCTTGCCTTGAGTCCCGCGATCGCGATGCGTGTCAGGAAATGACGGTCGGCCGAAATATAATAATCGTTTCTGAATTCGCCGATGCGTTCGAAGACACGCCGACGGAAGAAGCGCCCATTGAAACCGGGCGCGCCGAACAGCAGCTCGGGAAGCCAAAAACCATTCTCCCGCGCGTGGTCGCGGGCGACCACGACCCGGCGCGAGCCTCGCTCCCCCTCCTCGAATACGACCGTCCGCCCGACGACGACATCGAGCGACGGGTCGTCCGCAAAGGCTTGGCC includes these proteins:
- a CDS encoding glycosyltransferase; amino-acid sequence: LDAGSTDGTLDILRSHASLRVICEPDAGAHDAMNKGIRRASGEVVGFLNTDDIYPAGILSIVGQAFADDPSLDVVVGRTVVFEEGERGSRRVVVARDHARENGFWLPELLFGAPGFNGRFFRRRVFERIGEFRNDYYISADRHFLTRIAIAGLKARHIARTSVLYRLHHGSATINAQARQIESIAREHIRMAIEFRGTTRDQGQCRIFDAWQALEGIKLVLADIRASHPAKALLDLVGLFRRQPLWMLRIPRFASLRNAVRRLDRGPEAVSGESLS